The following coding sequences are from one Chelonoidis abingdonii isolate Lonesome George chromosome 4, CheloAbing_2.0, whole genome shotgun sequence window:
- the LOC116833249 gene encoding serine/threonine-protein kinase TAO2-like, with protein MHRTGTINSMESSHSVPSMSISASSQSSSVNSLADASDEDEGAEIAMMQEGEHTVTSNSSVIHRLPGQDNLYDDPYQPEMEPQSSSAARRRAYCRNRDHFATIRTASLVRGGEWAERGCAVLV; from the exons ATGCACCGGACGGGCACCATTAACAGCATGGAGAGCAGCCACTCGGTCCCCAGCATGTCCATCAGCGccagcagccagagcagcagcgtCAACAGCCTGGCGGACGCCTCCGATGAGGACGAGGGAGCGGAGATCgccatgatgcaggagggggagcACACGGTCACCTCCAACAGCTCCGTCATCCACCGCCTGCCA GGCCAGGATAACCTGTACGACGACCCGTACCAGCCGGAGATGGAGCCCCAGAGTTCATCGGCTGCCCGGCGCCGTGCATACTGCCGCAACCGGGATCATTTCGCCACCATCCGCACGGCCTCACTGGTAAGGGGCGGGGAGTGGGCTGAGAGGGGGTGTGCTGTGCTGGTGTAA